In Synchiropus splendidus isolate RoL2022-P1 chromosome 15, RoL_Sspl_1.0, whole genome shotgun sequence, the genomic stretch ACCAAAGCAACCAGCATCATTTTTTGCAACTCCTCCATCGACGTGTCCTCATCGATTTCCTCCACAATGAAATGCATGGCGAACTTGGACACGTCCCTGGAGCACAGCAAGAAAGCAGTCAAGAGAACGGCACCGCAGCCGACAGCCCAGGCCACTCGTACTTGATTCCACTCAGGTGCATGATGCTGATTATGATTGTTGCTTTGATGaaaaacaggatgaagaagTCGACCATTTCAGCCAGCAGCCTCTGGAAGGGTGACGGAATGCCGTACTCTCGACCTGCTGGGAGAAGGAAGGGCCCACTGTGAGCAAATATCAACACCTGTCCACAGCTCCGTGGCGCCCTTCTGAGTTCAGCCACACCGCAGTCCCTTCACAGGTGGCCCGAGGGAGCCTCTCGCCAGAGCTGCAGTCCCGGGGGAAGCTGGGCTCACAAGAGAAGGTCTCACCTGATGACAACACGCTCTGTATAACTAGCGCACCGGCAATGACAAGACTTGGTGTTGACCCAGAGGGCGCTCGGGGAGCCTCCCAGGTGCCAGCAGCTGAGCCGGCACCCACGGCTGAGAGAGACCCGGACATGAACACGATTGACACGATTGAAACTCGAATGATGATCTGGATAAACCGATCGGCGTGCGCGGCCGGGGTGAACACCTGACAGAAGCCACCGTACCTGCTCTCCGGCCGGGGCCGTTGtcctgcggctgctgctgctggggctGTGCCGGTGCAACGACAGCCCCGCCCGCAGCCGCACTTGTCCGGCTGGCTGGGGCAGCGACAGTCGGTGGCGGAGCGAACGGAGCACCGAGCCAGTTCTGTGAGCTCAACTCGGCCGCAGCGGGGCTCGGGGGTAGGTACCAGGGGTAGGACCAGGCGGAGGCGGCCAGCCAGCTCTGCCAGGTGACGTAGCCGCTGTAGTACTGCCACATCCAGGCCTGTAGCTTCTCACAGTAGTCCGCcgtggagcagctctcctcacCAACCGAGCCGCCCTGGCTGTTGCTGGCTCGTATCTTCTCGGcttccatgtttgtgttttcgtGCTCCGCCATGTTGGAAGAATGCGACGTGTGACGTAGCACGCACGATGGACGAGCCCATCCAAGTCAAAGTTGAGGCTGCTGCAAACAAAACGGaccatcttttattttattgaaacatcTAAGAAAACATATGAAGAGATCATACCACGATTATTATTCGACGTTTTTGATACTTCACGGGGGACAATAAGAAAACACCCCCTTCGGTTTACAATGGTACTGGCCCGTGTTCACGCCCCCCTCACAGTGAAGACATAAAAACGGACCACAGCAAGTCTCGCGTGCCGTTATCCGAGAATCGACCAGTTGAGTTATTCGTGTTTCATTCCTTTAGGAGAGGAAttaatttgagaaaaaaataaactcaaaaccTTCGATTATAGACGTGCAACAATGCAATTCAACTAAagagatgttttcttttcactcgAACGACACTTGGGTCGATGCAGCAGCAGGTCGTGTCTAATAGATCATTTTGAGAAGTCCTTCATCAGCAGATTCATGCTCCCCATTGATCTCAGCCGAGGTGTCTCCTGCCTGAATTCCACAGCATCCTTGTTTTGGAGGTGAAGAGAACAAGCACTCATGACTCGGACCAGCAGCCAATTGAACCACACGACCATGTCATCAAGTCATGACTCGTACACAATAGTTGATCTGCAACATTTATTTGGCTTCATGTTCTGCCTCAATGGTGGCCAGTTCAAGCCCTTACATAGGTCCTCACCGAGATGACATCACCCATGGTGCAGGTCTGTggacatcaaacatgagcattaGTCACCCAGCCACTCGGCAGCAGCATCTCGAGGCTTGTACAGGTGACGTGAGCACAAACTAGCTACGCCCTGTTCACGAACCCCCCCCAGGAAGAACAGATATTGCGGTGAGAGCTTTAACAGAAAAGTTTTCCCATCAACCcagcgagagtgtgtgtgtgtgtgtgtgtgtgtgtgtgtgtggctgagtCTTAACCGCAGGTGAGTGGCAGgctctttcacacacaccttcacctgcATGAGTCATGTCACAACAGTAGGACTGGCAGTGAAGCAACTGCAGCGTGTAGGAACCTGCCACCCTTCCCCAGGAAGCAATCGGTTGGGCCACTTGTTTGAAGTGAACCCAGGAGCCCTGTAAGGACTTGGAGTCCGATACTTGCACAGATCAGTTTGCCGTCTCGGATCTCCCGCGTCAGTGTGCTGGTTTTCCCGTTCCATCtctgtgtctgctgcagctTGCCATCACTCAGAGTAACCACAGTCTGGAAGGACAGCAAGGTTAGAGATGTTGGtcccaaacaaaagcagctgcacCACATGGCTCACCTTGGTGTTGCGGTTATCTGCAGTCACTTCATCAAATTCCTCGTCCAGTTTGAATCGCAGCTCAGTGTTTTTGAAGGTGCTGATGGTTTTCATGCAGATGACCTCGCCGTCCACGCAGAACTCCACCTGAGGCTTCAGCGTGAGGGCCATTTGACGGATGGCAAAGTTGACATCTGCAAGACCACATGGTGTCACTGAGGCCTGAAGCCTACCCGCAGCGCCTCACAAATGTCTCTCACCAATGGCCTTCATGTAGTCATCAAAGTTGTCGCTCTGCACCAGCTTCCATTTCCCAACAAACTGGTCCACCATGGTGCCACGGAGAGGTCCTCGTAGAAGCAGCGCTCAAATGGGAGCCGGGCGCACCTGAGAACCTTCTACTTAAACGACTAGTCCACACACGCTGGACTGGTCCGGACCAATCCCAGAGCCAGGCGGAGGAGGCAGATCACAGGGCGTGTTTTGCAAATCTACATCTCATTTGTTTCAGCAGTGAGAAGACGGTTGGCTTCAGATTGAGGGATTTGTTAAGCAAAATATGGACGACTTGCTTTGCCTTCCTACATTTATTCATGCAGACATCAAGCCATAGATGGAATGATCAtttgaaatcaacgtcatctgaGTTCTAATTTAACAACACTGTTCTCCACAACTAGTACTTCACAACACAGTGTGACAAAATAGTCTTTCATGGTATGACGTCACTCAAAGCAAATGTAATTACAGCTTACATCCAGCAGATAGCGCTGTTTAAAACTTAGCCGGTGGCACCTTCACGCTCAGATTCAATTGTGAAAAACATTAACCTGACCAATTGAGATGTAACTGAAAATCATAATAGAATAGTTGCAAAACCCTTTGGCCCTCTTACGATTCTAAATATCATTGTCAAAGCTCACTATTTATCTGGTTTTTAGAAGTGATTGGATGGGATTTGGACACATGATGGCCCAGACAGAAATCCATCTGGGACATGTCGTCATCAACACTCCAGCCTCGAGGCCCAGGACGATGCTGTGCAAAGTGAGCTGAGAGCGCCAGCACACGGACTCTTCGGTTcttcggtgtgtgtgtgaatgcagGGCAGCCCTTTCAGCTCCTTTGTGTGGGTGTCTGTCAACAGTGGCCATTGTGGCGGCCTGTGTTTGGTATTGACACAGGGCCTCACTCAGCTTGTTCCCAGGGTCCCAGCGCAGGGCTCATGAATAATGGAGAGAAGAGCTTTCAGGCCAGGAGAGGTTTACAAGTCTGTCTTGTCTTGAACTTCAACTCCACCTTCATATCGACACGTCAACGGGTGAAGCCGCAGTCGCTGCCATCATAATGGTGAAgacacacagagctcatctccaCTTTCTTCCATAGCAGTCTGCCACACGAGGTCTGGTGTCCCACCAGGCCGGCTGTTTGGGTTGTTTCGAATCCGAACGTCATGTGTTAGGCGACGCAAACAAACTCACGTTACTGATTGTGGGTGGGGAACAATGCCCTGCACGACCAGTAGAGGGAGACACTGAGAGTTTCCCAGGGTGCGCGCGGGTGACCGAGGTGCTCGTGTGCATCGAGTTATTTCATGCTCCCTGCTTTGATCTTCTCTCTCATCCCTTCATCCCACACACTCCTGGTGCCCGGCTCACCGACGGCAGGCCTGTGGGGGAGCCGtggaggggtgaacagaggcgcAGCTCGTCCAGTCCGGCGGCTGCAGTAGGCGGAGGGTCGAGCAGGAGCGTCCCCTCTTCTCTTTCATGCTGTCAGATCTCCCCACAGCCGGAATTCTTGCCCTCACGGTGTGGCCCAGTGACCTCGGACAACATGGGAAAGTGCTGCCTTTAGCTGGTGCTTGTATGAAGCTCAGTGAAAATCCTTCACTTTCTGCTTCGCTTGACTCTCTTGTCAAAGCAGCGCGTGATGGCTGTAAAAGTTGTTTACACCCGGGACTCCTGCCCGCAGCCtccccacacacgcacacccacCCACCTGCTGAGCACAGACTAGAAAACCCAGATGCCCCGGCTCAGGGTGAACCCCACTTAATTGGAGGGTCACGTCACTGTATTTGGACATGTGGAACGTGTTAGTGGGCAAGCAGACAGATGACTGCACTTaatatttcatgataatattaCCGCTGAAGAAGGTGTTCCCACCACAGCAGTGGTAAAGCTCCTCTCCAGCCCCCACCACGTTGCAGGTTCAGTCGCAGTTTGCTCTGTAGAGCTGCGAGACCTCACCAAGCAGCtcttctgggttttttttcaccacAAAAGGGGGATTTTTCTAGTGAATGgaacactttcttttctttggttGCTGAATGTTCTGTGACCTTTGCGTGACAGTACACGGAGAAGAGGGTCACGGGTGTGATGAAGGAGATCGGAGTGAGCAGCGGATACACAtgagggtggaggaggacgaCCCCTGATGCAGACAGATCAGAGATTTAGTCATCGCTGCATTCTCAGGTCAGGTCACCACCCCACTAGCCCACCTGCCCACTCAGTCCGGGTTGCCAACTAACCTCAGCTGAAGGATGTGGACAGGTCATGAATGAGAGCGGAACAGAAGGTGGGATTCCGATGCAGGTTTGTGTGAGTGAGGGCTTGTGCAGTGCAGAGTAATGGGGCTGGCAGGGCGGAATCATTACTGGCCACCACACAGTTTCCCACCGGTCGGAGCTTGGGAACGCAGCGCCACGCTGCAGCGCAGACAGCTGGCACTGAGAAGCTGCTGGGAAATACAACCGTCGCTGGTGCAGGTCCATCAGCTCGTTCGATTCGCCGTCCACGCCACGTGACTCAGCGCCAGAGTCATGTTTGGCTGCATGACATCGAGGAAACTGTGCATTTTCACACACACGCCCTATTGAGATGCAAACAATGCTCTTCCTGTGGCAACACAATGTGTGGCCTTAAACGTCGTCCCCCCCTCCTTGTGTGGACATCACATGCTGTTGGCTGCTGCGCTTATTTGGGAGCAGTCTTGTGATCTAGAGTGGACCTGCACCAGTTCAGTGGTGAGAGGAAGCAAACCTCATGAaccctgctggactggagacgCTGGCTGGGCGGCTGCCGGGCATGCGGCCACAGATGAAAGCAGCAACAACACCAGGAGGACTGTCACCATGGTTCACAATGTATGGAACATCTACTCCAGTTTAAGTTGCATCAGTCGACGCTGAACATTCTGTCACGAGGGGCTGTTTGTACTGGAACCCCAGGTGTCAGCCACACGCTGATGCTCCCTGCACCTCAGGTCTGCGTGTCACCAGGGCAGTGACATCGCACCAACCATTCAGTCCCATGAAGCACAGCCAGGTTTTAAACCACAGTGAAACAGGAGGCACTGTTTTGTTGCAGTTGACAAGTTACAGGGAAAGCAGATTGCTCTTCAACAAGAATTTTGTGTGGTTTacaaaaaagcaacaaataCATACAACAGTTTAAACCTGGAGAGGTGTGCCTCGGCAGGTTCAGGAGTCAGAGAAATATTGCTGAAGACTGAAGCGACCTTTCCTTCGTGGCATCTCTGTTAGTGCAGGTGGGCTATGGATTATAACTgtggtcattattattattatacattgcTTATTTAGTTTTCTTATCGTTCTCATTTAgtatttaagtttaaaaatattatttgatttagtttgttgttttgtggtCACGGCATAAATGAGGAGGCAAAATTTGCAATTCCGGGCTACACTGGTGTCAAGTCGAGTGTATTTCCGAAGCGCAGGTCCAGGTAACACGACCAGTCCAAGGAGAGACTTTTGGAGATTCCCTCAAGTAGCGTGCAGCCGACGAGTTATTTGTCCAAAGTGTATTCTTTTGTGTCAAACTTTTCACATACATGTGTATATAACCGTTTGTGTcgtatttgtgttgtttgtgttgacttTTCTGTTTAGTTTTCATGGTGAATTTGGAGAATAAGCGTCAAATAAATCAGTTGCTGGAAAACCATTTGTGTCTGCGTTTACAACGAGGGAGTTACATGGATTACTTTCACTATAATTCCCGAGTTGCAATTCTGCCACATCTTGAATGAAAAGCCTCATCGTTGGGCACTACATTGGTGTGGTGGCAGCTGTGATGCTGGAAAAGCCAGTGGGCGCTCAGCACTGCCAGCGTCTCgacatgagaggagagagagacctgaAAAAGCTGGAGCCAAACAAAGAAAGGAGGAAGTCAACACATCCTCTCTGGTTTTACCTATCACAAGACGCACAGAGAACGGAGGCCAACAAAGGCAGGAAAGCAGAGAATGAGAGCGAGGGGGTCGGTGAGAAGCAACAGTCTCAGGCCCGGCGTGGTCCCGGGTGCTGCTGCAACCAGGGGGGCCGCCAGGAAGCTGTGGACCATAGGATAACATTGTTGTGTGGTGGCAGGCTGCGCGACGCTTCCCACACCCGGACACAGCCTTTACTGGCCACACGGGTGGCATCGCTGGGCCTGGCGTCATTTATCACCGCAGCGCAGAGTGAAAGCCAGCGTCAGCAGTTGCTGAGTGACAGCTAGAAGATGTGGGGACACAGGATGCAGGCACGGCTGCGAGCGGCGCTGCAGAAGACCTAGTAAATCAGTCCTGATGGGACGGTGGGCAGAGGGGGGAGGACGGAGGGGTGTCAGACACACTCCGCCAGCCAGTCAGAGGGACTGTGGACGGGTGGGAGAAGTGCTCACACGGAGATTGAGTTACCACGGAATTAGATCAGGGCTGTGGGAAACAGCacctcctgaacacacacacacacacacacacacacacacagtcaccaGGGGAAACCTGAAGGAAGATGGAGGAAGGCAGCTGGGCACACGCCAGTTTCAAACAAAGTCTGGCCTATACCTCAGAGCTTCCCGGCACTGGATGGAGATTAGCTGCTCCACACAGGAGCCATGCTGTTTGACTGGGTTCTGATCCAGAGACACGTGAACATCAAGAGGACGTTTCGCTCGTCCCACAGCTGAGACACGTGATGGTGGCCGGAGGTGAAATACCCAGGCTTCTGAGAGACAAGAGCCAGTTACGTCTGAAAGAATGGGCCTTGAGACTGAGGTGTGAAGGGAGTGTCCACACATGAAGCCGCCCGTCCCCCGCCACAACACGGACCCTGGCGACAGACCTGCCAGGCTTCCACTGATGACACGACAAGGGATAAAAAGGCTGCTGTTTTCCATGCAAGACACCAAGTCTGGGAAAATGCATGTTTGTAGCATATTACTTCACTGCTCAACAGCCTGTTGGAGGCTTCAGATGATGGAAGCTGAGCTTGTCTAGCTACTCTACCAGTGAGGAAGCAGATCAAATCATGAGACAGCACTTAATTTTGCTATTGATGCAGTCAGTATTTGGGAAGCAGAACTCTGGAGGCCTGGGATGGTGCCATCAGTAAATGGACCTTGATGGAGTTTGGCTGGAGAAATGGATGAAGTCAGTGACAGTTTGAATAATTGTGCTGACAGTAGTGAGGCGGGGGCCGTGGGTTGTGGGACGCTGCCGCAGAAACTCAGTGAGCTCAGGACACCCTCCCTGACACATCACAGCTCCTTTTTGGGAACAATAAAGACGCTCAAATAAAGCTTCTCCAGAAGTGCGGCAGAATGAAGgacataaatacaataaatgaaTTAGAGCTGACGGCACTTTGCTCACTCATGTCAGTCACTCGCACCAACAGTAAAAAGCAAAAGTGGGCTGGTGTCAGCCAACATTGAGGCAAGTGATTGAGCTCATAACTGAGGCTGATCCTGAAATGGCCGCAcaactgctgcctcctctgTGAGTGTTCTCTTCTCACTGGCTGCTCCTGTGGATGAACGGCTCCCTGGGAAGTGGTGCCCGCACCCAGCGCTTGACCTGTTTCCAGGGTGAGCCTGGCAAC encodes the following:
- the fam8a1b gene encoding protein FAM8A1 isoform X1; the protein is MAEHENTNMEAEKIRASNSQGGSVGEESCSTADYCEKLQAWMWQYYSGYVTWQSWLAASAWSYPWYLPPSPAAAELSSQNWLGAPFAPPPTVAAPASRTSAAAGGAVVAPAQPQQQQPQDNGPGRRAAGREYGIPSPFQRLLAEMVDFFILFFIKATIIISIMHLSGIKDVSKFAMHFIVEEIDEDTSMEELQKMMLVALVYRILVCFYEIVCVWGAGGATPGKFLIGLRVVTCDSSVLVQPNRVLVVPASNVSLSASTVRALNKNFSIAFFFPAFITLLFFQHNRTVYDMVAGTIVVKRSRLR
- the fam8a1b gene encoding protein FAM8A1 isoform X2, with translation MAEHENTNMEAEKIRASNSQGGSVGEESCSTADYCEKLQAWMWQYYSGYVTWQSWLAASAWSYPWYLPPSPAAAELSSQNWLGAPFAPPPTVAAPASRTSAAAGGAVVAPAQPQQQQPQDNGPGRRAGREYGIPSPFQRLLAEMVDFFILFFIKATIIISIMHLSGIKDVSKFAMHFIVEEIDEDTSMEELQKMMLVALVYRILVCFYEIVCVWGAGGATPGKFLIGLRVVTCDSSVLVQPNRVLVVPASNVSLSASTVRALNKNFSIAFFFPAFITLLFFQHNRTVYDMVAGTIVVKRSRLR
- the LOC128771775 gene encoding fatty acid-binding protein, liver-like, which gives rise to MVDQFVGKWKLVQSDNFDDYMKAIDVNFAIRQMALTLKPQVEFCVDGEVICMKTISTFKNTELRFKLDEEFDEVTADNRNTKTVVTLSDGKLQQTQRWNGKTSTLTREIRDGKLICTCTMGDVISVRTYVRA